From Larus michahellis chromosome 8, bLarMic1.1, whole genome shotgun sequence, one genomic window encodes:
- the EARS2 gene encoding nondiscriminating glutamyl-tRNA synthetase EARS2, mitochondrial, which yields MARALRALRGAVGLERGPGPGPERGPRVRFGPSPTGFLHLGGLRTALYNYIFAKKHQGTFILRVEDTDQNRVVPGAAEGIEDMLDWAGIPPDESPRRGGSFGPYQQSHRLDFYRSASDVLLERGAAYRCFCTPQRLELLKKEALRSQQTPRYDNRCRHLTPTEVAEKLSQGLDWVVRFRLEKGVEPFEDLVYGWNKHEVADVEGDPVILKGDGFPTYHLANVVDDHYMGISHVLRGTEWLTSTSKHLLLYKAFGWDPPQFGHLPLLLNKDGGKLSKRQGDIFLERFARDGYLPEALLDIITNCGSGFAEKQMGRSLEELISQFEIGRITTHSAFLDLEKLPEFNRIHLTHHIENEGLRQKLIREVQLLVEHVYGDQQVDQEVLEKEYVERVLLLRKGHISFLKNLVSSDYSYLWVRPSVSREQLQTISAEVDEIGKLVLGLMMRQDAVLTVEELNKDLRSLQKQTKETKYSSVMKLLRLALSGQQHGPSVAEMMVTLGPKEVCGRIHKALSS from the exons ATGGCGCGGGCGCTGCGGGCGCTGCGGGGCGCGGTAGGGCTGGAGCGGGGTCCGGGGCCGGGCCCAGAGCGGGGTCCGCGGGTGCGGTTCGGGCCCAGCCCCACAG GTTTTCTGCATTTGGGTGGCCTTCGCACTGCTTTGTACAATTATATTTTTGCCAAAAAGCACCAAGGGACCTTTATTCTGAGAGTGGAGGACACAGATCAAAATCGAGTGGTGcctggagctgcagaaggaatAGAAGATATGCTGGATTGGGCAG gtattCCCCCTGATGAGAGTCCTCGCCGCGGTGGTTCCTTTGGACCCTACCAGCAGTCACACAGACTTGACTTTTATAGGAGCGCCAGTGACGTGCTTTTGGAGAGAGGGGCGGCGTACCGCTGCTTCTGTACCCCTCAGCGCCTGGAACTGCTGAAGAAAGAGGCTTTGCGGAGCCAGCAGACCCCGCG ATATGACAACCGGTGTCGGCACCTGACGCCCACAGAAGTGGCTGAGAAGCTGTCACAGGGCCTTGACTGGGTAGTCCGCTTCCGGCTGGAGAAGGGAGTGGAACCCTTTGAGGACCTGGTCTACGGCTGGAACAAGCATGAAGTGGCTGACGTGGAAGGTGACCCAGTGATTCTCAAGGGGGACGGCTTCCCCACTTACCACCTGGCAAATGTGGTGGATGACCATTACATGGGCATCAGCCACGTTCTGCGTGGAACTGAGTGGCTGACTTCAACGTCCAAGCATCTCCTTCTCTACAAAGCCTTTGGCTGGGATCCCCCTCAGTTTGGTCATCTACCACTGCTTCTGAACAAAGACGGTGGCAAGCTGTCAAAAAGGCAAGGGGACATCTTTCTGGAGCGTTTTGCTCGAGATGGCTACTTGCCAGAGGCTCTGCTGGACATCATAACCAACTGTGGCTCTGGATTTGCAG AGAAACAGATGGGGAGGTCTTTGGAGGAGCTGATCTCGCAGTTTGAAATCGGCAGAATTACAACCCACTCTGCCTTCCTGgatcttgaaaaactcccagaaTTCAACAG GATTCACCTCACCCATCATATTGAGAATGAAGGGCTGCGACAGAAGCTAATTAGAGAGGTGCAGTTGCTGGTGGAGCACGTCTATGGGGATCAACAAGTGGATCAAGAGGTTCTAGAAAAGGAGTATGTGGAGCGAGTCCTCCTGCTGAGAAAA GGTCACATAAGCTTCCTGAAGAATCTGGTCTCATCTGATTATTCTTACTTATGGGTTAGGCCCTCAGTGTCCCGAGAGCAGCTACAGACTATTTCTGCAGAAGTAGATGAAATAGGAAAACTAGTCTTAGG GCTTATGATGAGGCAGGATGCTGTTTTGACTGTGGAGGAGTTGAACAAAGACTTGAGAAGCCTCCAGAAGCAAACCAAAGAGACTAAGTACAGCAGCGTGATGAAGCTCCTTCGCTTGGCTCTCAGTGGTCAgcag catgGACCGAGCGTTGCTGAGATGATGGTGACTTTGGGACCCAAAGAAGTTTGTGGAAGAATACACAAAGCACTATCTAGCTAA
- the GGA2 gene encoding ADP-ribosylation factor-binding protein GGA2 isoform X2, with the protein MASTGELERWLNKATDPSIPEENWECIQRFCDQVNADTEGPSLAPRLLAHKIQSPQEMEALHALTVLETCVNNCGERFHHEIAKFRFLNELIKVLSPKYYGTWSSEKVKSRVTEVIFSWTVWFPQEVKIRDAYQMLKKQGIVKEDPKVPEDKILPPPSPRPQNSIFDTDEEKSKLLARLLKSNHSEDLQAANRLIKSMIKEEQEKSAKVSRRVNTITEVSENVKHMDELLENYKRQELSKSDHETLQTLFQRCEKLRPLLFRLASETVDDDEALAEILQANDKLTQALGQYRQVVASHENGGGGSSATNSADAPACRPAPRRMKSYTLIDFSELEATSQSPTDQFADITTTSRHGSTTSTCLLDEEFKSLGLSNSPVEQKPPPDFGLAETAVHNGYGEIVSAVQTLGLQESWEDSSSEKNEFQGLGDQLSPPSRSKTLSLDLSPMKLPFPDLPNSSMADTSFSSLGYELKPAASLHPASHDASLENLFVPLISITPSSICPLTVYDKNGFKAMLHFSRDPAPGRPDVLVMVLSMLSTSAQPIKDIAFQAAVPKTMKIKLQPASSSQLPAFSPFLPPAVVSQVLLLANPHKDPIRLRYKLAFTQGVQPFSEVGEVTGFPEAELWGRS; encoded by the exons ATGGCCAGCACCGGGGAGCTGGAGCGGTGGCTca ATAAGGCCACTGACCCAAGTATCCCCGAGGAAAACTGGGAATGCATCCAGCGTTTCTGTGACCAGGTGAACGCCGACACAGAAGG CCCATCGCTTGCACCGAGACTGCTGGCACATAAAATACAGTCACCTCAGGAGATGGAAGCTCTCCATGCTCTCACA gtgcTAGAGACCTGTGTGAATAACTGCGGTGAAAGATTTCACCATGAAATAGCAAAATTCAGGTTTCTGAACGAGCTGATTAAAGTGCTTTCCCCAAAG tactaTGGAACCTGGTCTTCAGAAAAAGTCAAGTCAAGAGTCACAGAAGTAATATTCAGTTGGACAGTCTGGTTTCCTCAGGAAGTTAAAATCCGGGATGCTTATCAGATGCTGAAGAAACAAG GGATTGTAAAAGAAGACCCCAAAGTGCCAGAAGACAAAATTTTACCTCCCCCTTCCCCGAGACCTCAGAATTCTATTTTTGACACAGATGAAGAGAAATCCAAG CTCTTAGCAAGGCTTTTAAAGAGCAACCACTCTGAAGACCTGCAGGCTGCCAATCGTCTGATCAAGAGCATGATTAAAGAG GAACAAGAAAAGTCAGCTAAGGTGTCCAGAAGAGTGAATACCATCACTGAGGTTTCTGAGAATGTTAAACATATGGATGAATTACTGGAAAACTACAAGAGGCAAGAATTATCCAAATCTGACCACGAGACCCTACAG ACTCTGTTTCAACGCTGTGAGAAGCTCAGGCCACTGCTCTTTCGCCTTGCCAGTGAGACAGTTGATGACGATGAGGCTCTAG CTGAGATACTGCAGGCCAATGACAAGCTCACACAGGCGCTCGGACAGTACAGGCAGGTTGTAGCAAGCCATGAAAATGGTGGTGGAGGAAGTTCAGCCACCAACTCTGCTGATGCACCAG CATGCCGGCCAGCCCCAAGACGCATGAAGAGCTATACACTGATTGACTTCTCTGAACTGGAGGCGACGTCCCAGTCCCCTACAGACCAATTTGCAGACATAACCACCACCTCCCGCCACGGCAGCACAACCTCTACCTGTCTGCTCGATGAGGAGTTCAAGTCATTAG GTCTCAGCAACTCTCCTGTTGAACAGAAACCACCACCTGATTTTGGCTTAGCAGAG ACTGCTGTACACAATGGATATGGTGAAATCGTAAGTGCTGTTCAAacgctgggactgcaggagagctgggaagaCAGCTCTTCAGAGAAGAATGAATTTCAGGGCCTGGGCGATCAGCTCTCTCCACCATCCAGGAGCAAGACGTTATCCTT GGATTTATCACCAATGAAATTGCCCTTTCCAGATCTTCCAAATAGCTCAATGGCAGATACGTCATTCTCCAGCCTAGGCTACGAGCTAAAGCCTGCTGCCTCTTTGCATCCAGCTTCTCATGATGCTTCTCTAGAAAACCTTTTTGTCCCTTTAATTTCAATCACACCAA GCAGTATCTGTCCACTTACTGTGTACGATAAGAATGGTTTCAAGGCTATGCTCCACTTCTCCAGAGACCCTGCTCCTGGCCGACCAGATGTGCTGGTGATGGTTCTTTCCATGCTGAGCACATCAGCTCAACCAATTAAGGACATAGCATTCCAGGCTGCAGTTCCAAAG acCATGAAAATAAAGTTACAGCCAGCATCCAGTTCTCAGCTGCCTGCCTTCAGCCCTTTCCTCCCCCCTGCGGTGGTATCGCAGGTCCTGCTCCTTGCCAATCCGCACAAG GATCCCATCCGTCTGAGATACAAACTAGCGTTCACGCAAGGTGTGCAGCCCTTCAGTGAGGTGGGAGAGGTGACTGGCTTCCCAGAAGCAGAgctctggggcaggagctga
- the GGA2 gene encoding ADP-ribosylation factor-binding protein GGA2 isoform X1, translated as MASTGELERWLNKATDPSIPEENWECIQRFCDQVNADTEGPSLAPRLLAHKIQSPQEMEALHALTVLETCVNNCGERFHHEIAKFRFLNELIKVLSPKYYGTWSSEKVKSRVTEVIFSWTVWFPQEVKIRDAYQMLKKQGIVKEDPKVPEDKILPPPSPRPQNSIFDTDEEKSKLLARLLKSNHSEDLQAANRLIKSMIKEEQEKSAKVSRRVNTITEVSENVKHMDELLENYKRQELSKSDHETLQTLFQRCEKLRPLLFRLASETVDDDEALAEILQANDKLTQALGQYRQVVASHENGGGGSSATNSADAPACRPAPRRMKSYTLIDFSELEATSQSPTDQFADITTTSRHGSTTSTCLLDEEFKSLGLSNSPVEQKPPPDFGLAEVSDPQTAVHNGYGEIVSAVQTLGLQESWEDSSSEKNEFQGLGDQLSPPSRSKTLSLDLSPMKLPFPDLPNSSMADTSFSSLGYELKPAASLHPASHDASLENLFVPLISITPSSICPLTVYDKNGFKAMLHFSRDPAPGRPDVLVMVLSMLSTSAQPIKDIAFQAAVPKTMKIKLQPASSSQLPAFSPFLPPAVVSQVLLLANPHKDPIRLRYKLAFTQGVQPFSEVGEVTGFPEAELWGRS; from the exons ATGGCCAGCACCGGGGAGCTGGAGCGGTGGCTca ATAAGGCCACTGACCCAAGTATCCCCGAGGAAAACTGGGAATGCATCCAGCGTTTCTGTGACCAGGTGAACGCCGACACAGAAGG CCCATCGCTTGCACCGAGACTGCTGGCACATAAAATACAGTCACCTCAGGAGATGGAAGCTCTCCATGCTCTCACA gtgcTAGAGACCTGTGTGAATAACTGCGGTGAAAGATTTCACCATGAAATAGCAAAATTCAGGTTTCTGAACGAGCTGATTAAAGTGCTTTCCCCAAAG tactaTGGAACCTGGTCTTCAGAAAAAGTCAAGTCAAGAGTCACAGAAGTAATATTCAGTTGGACAGTCTGGTTTCCTCAGGAAGTTAAAATCCGGGATGCTTATCAGATGCTGAAGAAACAAG GGATTGTAAAAGAAGACCCCAAAGTGCCAGAAGACAAAATTTTACCTCCCCCTTCCCCGAGACCTCAGAATTCTATTTTTGACACAGATGAAGAGAAATCCAAG CTCTTAGCAAGGCTTTTAAAGAGCAACCACTCTGAAGACCTGCAGGCTGCCAATCGTCTGATCAAGAGCATGATTAAAGAG GAACAAGAAAAGTCAGCTAAGGTGTCCAGAAGAGTGAATACCATCACTGAGGTTTCTGAGAATGTTAAACATATGGATGAATTACTGGAAAACTACAAGAGGCAAGAATTATCCAAATCTGACCACGAGACCCTACAG ACTCTGTTTCAACGCTGTGAGAAGCTCAGGCCACTGCTCTTTCGCCTTGCCAGTGAGACAGTTGATGACGATGAGGCTCTAG CTGAGATACTGCAGGCCAATGACAAGCTCACACAGGCGCTCGGACAGTACAGGCAGGTTGTAGCAAGCCATGAAAATGGTGGTGGAGGAAGTTCAGCCACCAACTCTGCTGATGCACCAG CATGCCGGCCAGCCCCAAGACGCATGAAGAGCTATACACTGATTGACTTCTCTGAACTGGAGGCGACGTCCCAGTCCCCTACAGACCAATTTGCAGACATAACCACCACCTCCCGCCACGGCAGCACAACCTCTACCTGTCTGCTCGATGAGGAGTTCAAGTCATTAG GTCTCAGCAACTCTCCTGTTGAACAGAAACCACCACCTGATTTTGGCTTAGCAGAGGTGAGTGATCCTCAG ACTGCTGTACACAATGGATATGGTGAAATCGTAAGTGCTGTTCAAacgctgggactgcaggagagctgggaagaCAGCTCTTCAGAGAAGAATGAATTTCAGGGCCTGGGCGATCAGCTCTCTCCACCATCCAGGAGCAAGACGTTATCCTT GGATTTATCACCAATGAAATTGCCCTTTCCAGATCTTCCAAATAGCTCAATGGCAGATACGTCATTCTCCAGCCTAGGCTACGAGCTAAAGCCTGCTGCCTCTTTGCATCCAGCTTCTCATGATGCTTCTCTAGAAAACCTTTTTGTCCCTTTAATTTCAATCACACCAA GCAGTATCTGTCCACTTACTGTGTACGATAAGAATGGTTTCAAGGCTATGCTCCACTTCTCCAGAGACCCTGCTCCTGGCCGACCAGATGTGCTGGTGATGGTTCTTTCCATGCTGAGCACATCAGCTCAACCAATTAAGGACATAGCATTCCAGGCTGCAGTTCCAAAG acCATGAAAATAAAGTTACAGCCAGCATCCAGTTCTCAGCTGCCTGCCTTCAGCCCTTTCCTCCCCCCTGCGGTGGTATCGCAGGTCCTGCTCCTTGCCAATCCGCACAAG GATCCCATCCGTCTGAGATACAAACTAGCGTTCACGCAAGGTGTGCAGCCCTTCAGTGAGGTGGGAGAGGTGACTGGCTTCCCAGAAGCAGAgctctggggcaggagctga